The proteins below come from a single Isoptericola dokdonensis DS-3 genomic window:
- the secY gene encoding preprotein translocase subunit SecY has product MLSAFGRAFRTPDLRRKLLFTIAIMALFRVGSFIPAPGVDYVNVQQCAAVLEDSTSLLGLVNTFSGGALLQLSIFALGIMPYITASIIVQLLRVVIPRFEALHKEGQSGQAKLTQYTRYLTIALAILQSTTIITTARTGLLFPGCGLDVVVDDRFMTAALMVLTMTAGTGLVMWLGELITERGIGNGMSLLIFTSIVASFPTALWSIAGGANGVLNFIIVLIMIVLVIAMVVFVEQSQRRIPVQYAKRMVGRRMYGGTSTYIPIKINMAGVIPVIFAASILAIPALLAQFGDQSADWVIWISNNLAQQDQGLYIVIYIAMIIFFAFFYTSITFNPDEVADNMKKYGGFIPGIRAGRPTAEYLDFVITRITSAGALYLAVVALIPTLVLVILGVTTNIPFGGTSILIIVGVGLEFVKQVNAQLQQRHYEGFLR; this is encoded by the coding sequence GTGCTCAGCGCATTCGGCCGGGCTTTCCGGACACCGGACCTGCGGCGCAAGCTGCTGTTCACGATCGCGATCATGGCGCTGTTCCGGGTGGGGTCGTTCATCCCGGCGCCGGGCGTGGACTACGTCAACGTGCAGCAGTGCGCGGCGGTGCTGGAGGACAGCACGTCGCTGCTCGGGCTCGTCAACACCTTCAGCGGCGGTGCGCTGCTGCAGCTGTCGATCTTCGCGCTCGGGATCATGCCCTACATCACGGCCAGCATCATCGTGCAGCTCCTGCGGGTCGTCATCCCGCGGTTCGAGGCCCTGCACAAGGAGGGCCAGTCGGGGCAGGCGAAGCTCACGCAGTACACCCGCTACCTGACGATCGCCCTGGCGATCCTGCAGTCCACGACCATCATCACGACGGCGCGCACGGGGCTGCTGTTCCCGGGCTGCGGCCTCGACGTGGTCGTCGACGACCGGTTCATGACCGCGGCGCTCATGGTGCTGACGATGACCGCCGGCACCGGCCTGGTCATGTGGCTCGGCGAGCTCATCACCGAGCGCGGCATCGGCAACGGCATGTCGCTGCTCATCTTCACGTCGATCGTCGCGAGCTTCCCGACGGCCCTCTGGTCGATCGCGGGCGGCGCGAACGGCGTCCTCAACTTCATCATCGTGCTGATCATGATCGTCCTGGTCATCGCGATGGTCGTCTTCGTCGAGCAGTCGCAGCGCCGGATCCCGGTGCAGTACGCGAAGCGCATGGTCGGCCGGCGCATGTACGGCGGGACGAGCACGTACATCCCGATCAAGATCAACATGGCGGGCGTCATCCCCGTCATCTTCGCCGCGTCGATCCTCGCCATCCCGGCGCTGCTCGCCCAGTTCGGCGACCAGAGCGCCGACTGGGTCATCTGGATCTCGAACAACCTGGCCCAGCAGGACCAGGGCCTGTACATCGTGATCTACATCGCGATGATCATCTTCTTCGCCTTCTTCTACACGTCGATCACGTTCAACCCGGACGAGGTCGCGGACAACATGAAGAAGTACGGGGGCTTCATCCCCGGTATCCGCGCCGGTCGGCCCACCGCCGAGTACCTGGACTTCGTGATCACCCGCATCACGTCCGCCGGCGCGCTCTATCTCGCCGTCGTCGCCCTCATCCCGACGCTGGTGCTGGTGATCCTCGGGGTCACCACGAACATCCCGTTCGGCGGCACCTCGATCCTCATCATCGTCGGTGTGGGCCTGGAGTTCGTGAAGCAGGTCAATGCTCAGCTCCAGCAGCGACACTACGAAGGGTTCCTCCGTTGA
- the map gene encoding type I methionyl aminopeptidase, producing the protein MRRAGLVVADALAAVRAAARPGMTTADLDAVAAGVIGAAGADPSFLGYHGFPATICTSVNEEVVHGIPGDRVLAAGDVVSVDCGAIVDGWHGDSAVTFLLGEDGAHDPEDAGEGFDPGDVLLVQATRTSMWAGIAALAGARRVGEVGDAVEAAVELAGDLHGTELGIVEDYTGHGIGSAMHQPPDVLNYRASGDRGPRVRPGMCLAIEPMVTRGSADTRVLADDWTVVTVDGSRAAHWEHSVAVLESGVAVLTAPDLGAAGLEPFGVTPVALDGLA; encoded by the coding sequence ATGCGCCGTGCCGGCCTGGTGGTCGCCGACGCGCTGGCGGCGGTGCGGGCCGCGGCCCGCCCGGGGATGACGACGGCGGACCTGGACGCCGTCGCGGCCGGCGTCATCGGCGCGGCCGGCGCGGATCCGTCGTTCCTCGGCTACCACGGCTTCCCCGCGACGATCTGCACGTCGGTCAACGAGGAGGTCGTGCACGGCATCCCCGGCGACCGGGTGCTGGCAGCGGGTGACGTCGTCTCGGTCGACTGCGGCGCGATCGTGGACGGCTGGCACGGCGACTCGGCCGTGACGTTCCTGCTCGGCGAGGACGGCGCCCACGACCCCGAGGACGCGGGGGAGGGGTTCGACCCCGGCGACGTGCTGCTGGTGCAGGCCACGCGGACGTCGATGTGGGCGGGGATCGCCGCCCTCGCGGGCGCACGGCGCGTCGGCGAGGTCGGGGACGCGGTGGAGGCCGCCGTCGAGCTGGCCGGCGACCTGCACGGCACCGAGCTCGGCATCGTGGAGGACTACACGGGCCACGGGATCGGGTCGGCGATGCACCAGCCGCCGGACGTCCTCAACTACCGGGCGTCGGGGGACCGGGGGCCGCGCGTGCGCCCCGGGATGTGCCTGGCGATCGAGCCGATGGTCACCCGGGGGTCCGCCGACACCCGGGTGCTGGCCGACGACTGGACGGTCGTGACGGTCGACGGCTCCCGGGCGGCCCACTGGGAGCACTCGGTGGCCGTCCTCGAGTCCGGCGTCGCGGTCCTGACGGCGCCGGACCTCGGCGCCGCAGGTCTGGAGCCCTTCGGCGTGACGCCGGTCGCGCTGGACGGGCTCGCGTGA
- the rplE gene encoding 50S ribosomal protein L5 — MTETTLEAPALPRLKQKYREEILSALLEEFGHANVQQVAGLTKIVVNMGVGDAAKDSKLIEGAIRDLTAITGQKPQVNRAKKSIAQFKLREGMPIGAHVTLRGDRMWEFLDRLLSTALPRIRDFRGLSPKQFDGHGNYTFGLTEQSMFHEIDQDKIDRVRGMDITIVTTATTDDEGRSLLRRLGFPFKEN, encoded by the coding sequence ATGACCGAGACGACTCTCGAGGCCCCGGCCCTGCCGCGCCTCAAGCAGAAGTACCGCGAGGAGATCCTCTCCGCGCTCCTCGAGGAGTTCGGCCACGCCAACGTCCAGCAGGTCGCCGGTCTGACGAAGATCGTCGTCAACATGGGTGTCGGTGACGCGGCCAAGGACTCGAAGCTGATCGAGGGCGCGATCCGCGACCTGACCGCCATCACCGGTCAGAAGCCGCAGGTCAACCGCGCCAAGAAGTCCATCGCGCAGTTCAAGCTGCGTGAGGGCATGCCGATCGGCGCGCACGTCACGCTGCGCGGCGACCGCATGTGGGAGTTCCTCGACCGTCTGCTGTCGACCGCGCTGCCTCGCATCCGCGACTTCCGTGGTCTGAGCCCGAAGCAGTTCGACGGGCACGGCAACTACACGTTCGGCCTCACGGAGCAGTCGATGTTCCACGAGATCGACCAGGACAAGATCGACCGTGTCCGCGGTATGGACATCACGATCGTGACGACGGCGACGACCGACGACGAGGGCCGCTCCCTGCTGCGCCGTCTCGGCTTCCCCTTCAAGGAGAACTGA
- the rpsK gene encoding 30S ribosomal protein S11: protein MPPKTRSAASRKPRRKDKKNVPLGQAHIKSTFNNTIVSITDPSGAVISWASAGHVGFKGSRKSTPYAAQLAAESAARRAQEHGVKKVDVFVKGPGSGRETAIRSLQATGIEVGSIQDVTPQAHNGCRPPKRRRV, encoded by the coding sequence ATGCCTCCCAAGACTCGCTCCGCCGCTTCGCGCAAGCCGCGCCGCAAGGACAAGAAGAACGTCCCGCTCGGCCAGGCGCACATCAAGAGCACCTTCAACAACACGATCGTGTCGATCACCGACCCGTCGGGCGCCGTGATCTCGTGGGCCTCCGCCGGCCACGTCGGCTTCAAGGGCTCGCGCAAGTCGACCCCCTACGCCGCTCAGCTCGCTGCCGAGTCGGCCGCCCGCCGCGCTCAGGAGCACGGCGTCAAGAAGGTCGACGTCTTCGTCAAGGGCCCGGGTTCCGGTCGTGAGACCGCCATCCGCTCCCTCCAGGCGACCGGCATCGAGGTCGGCTCCATCCAGGACGTGACCCCGCAGGCGCACAACGGCTGCCGCCCGCCCAAGCGTCGCCGCGTCTGA
- the rpsH gene encoding 30S ribosomal protein S8, protein MTMTDPIADMLTRLRNANSAHHDTVTMPFSKLKSRIADILQAEGYIAGWSVEDATVGQNLTIDLKYGPSRERALTGVRRVSKPGLRVYAKSTNLPKVLGGLGVAILSTSSGLLTDRQAQAKGVGGEVIAYVW, encoded by the coding sequence ATGACTATGACCGACCCGATCGCAGACATGCTGACGCGTCTGCGTAACGCGAACTCGGCGCACCACGACACGGTCACCATGCCGTTCTCGAAGCTGAAGTCGCGTATCGCCGACATCCTCCAGGCCGAGGGCTACATCGCCGGCTGGTCCGTCGAGGACGCGACGGTGGGGCAGAACCTCACCATCGACCTCAAGTACGGCCCGAGCCGTGAGCGCGCCCTGACCGGCGTCCGCCGCGTGTCCAAGCCCGGCCTGCGTGTCTACGCGAAGTCCACCAACCTGCCCAAGGTCCTCGGCGGCCTCGGCGTTGCCATCCTGTCCACCTCTTCCGGCCTCCTGACGGACCGTCAGGCCCAGGCCAAGGGTGTGGGCGGCGAAGTCATCGCCTACGTCTGGTAA
- the rplN gene encoding 50S ribosomal protein L14 — MIQQESRLRVADNTGAKEILCIRVLGGSGRRYAGIGDTIVATVKDAIPGGNVKKGDVVKAVVVRTVKERRRPDGSYIKFDENAAVILKNEGEPRGTRIFGPVGRELRDKKFMKIISLAPEVL; from the coding sequence ATGATCCAGCAGGAGTCGCGACTGCGTGTCGCCGACAACACGGGTGCCAAGGAGATTCTCTGCATCCGTGTTCTCGGTGGCTCCGGCCGTCGCTACGCCGGTATCGGCGACACCATCGTCGCCACCGTCAAGGACGCGATCCCGGGCGGCAACGTGAAGAAGGGTGACGTCGTCAAGGCGGTCGTCGTCCGGACCGTCAAGGAGCGCCGTCGTCCCGACGGTTCCTACATCAAGTTCGACGAGAACGCCGCCGTCATCCTCAAGAACGAGGGCGAGCCGCGTGGCACGCGCATCTTCGGGCCGGTCGGCCGCGAGCTGCGCGACAAGAAGTTCATGAAGATCATCTCGCTCGCACCGGAGGTGCTCTGA
- the rplX gene encoding 50S ribosomal protein L24 has product MAKIKKGDQVIVIAGRDKGLTGRVLEVLKDSDRVIVEGVQRVTKHVKAGQSARGTRTGGIETVEAPIHVSNVMLVDPETKKGTRVGFRSEQVEQDGRTRTVRVRVAKRSGKDI; this is encoded by the coding sequence ATGGCCAAGATCAAGAAGGGCGACCAGGTGATCGTCATCGCCGGTCGCGACAAGGGCCTCACCGGTCGCGTGCTCGAGGTCCTCAAGGACTCCGACCGTGTCATCGTCGAGGGCGTCCAGCGCGTCACCAAGCACGTCAAGGCCGGCCAGTCGGCTCGTGGCACCCGCACGGGTGGCATCGAGACCGTCGAGGCGCCGATCCACGTGTCGAACGTGATGCTGGTTGACCCGGAGACGAAGAAGGGCACCCGCGTCGGGTTCCGCTCCGAGCAGGTCGAGCAGGACGGTCGCACCCGCACGGTGCGCGTCCGCGTCGCGAAGCGTTCCGGGAAGGACATCTGA
- the rpmD gene encoding 50S ribosomal protein L30 has product MARLKVTQTRSAIGGKQNQRDTLRTLGLKRIGDTAVKEDRPEIRGMVATVAHLVTVEEVD; this is encoded by the coding sequence ATGGCTCGTCTGAAGGTCACCCAGACCCGGTCCGCCATCGGCGGCAAGCAGAACCAGCGTGACACGCTGCGGACCCTCGGTCTCAAGCGGATCGGCGACACCGCCGTGAAGGAAGACCGTCCGGAGATCCGCGGCATGGTCGCCACGGTGGCGCATCTCGTCACCGTCGAGGAGGTCGACTGA
- the rplF gene encoding 50S ribosomal protein L6, whose amino-acid sequence MSRIGKLPVPVPAGVDVTISGALVTVKGPKGSLEHTVATPITVAEEDGTLKVSRPDDERKSRALHGLTRTLLANMITGVTDGYAKKLEIVGTGYRVTAKGSDLEFALGFSHPVQIAAPEGITFTVESPTKFTVAGIDKQQVGEVAANIRKIRKPEPYKGKGVRYADEVVRRKVGKAGK is encoded by the coding sequence ATGTCTCGAATCGGCAAGCTCCCCGTTCCGGTCCCGGCCGGCGTGGACGTCACCATCAGCGGCGCGCTCGTGACCGTGAAGGGCCCCAAGGGTTCTCTCGAGCACACCGTCGCCACCCCCATCACCGTCGCCGAGGAGGACGGGACCCTCAAGGTCTCGCGCCCCGACGACGAGCGGAAGTCGCGTGCCCTGCACGGCCTGACCCGCACGCTTCTGGCCAACATGATCACCGGTGTGACCGACGGCTACGCCAAGAAGCTCGAGATCGTCGGCACCGGTTACCGCGTGACCGCCAAGGGCTCGGACCTCGAGTTCGCCCTCGGCTTCTCGCACCCGGTCCAGATCGCCGCGCCGGAGGGCATCACCTTCACGGTGGAGTCCCCGACGAAGTTCACCGTGGCCGGCATCGACAAGCAGCAGGTCGGCGAGGTCGCTGCGAACATCCGCAAGATCCGCAAGCCCGAGCCCTACAAGGGCAAGGGTGTGCGCTACGCCGACGAGGTCGTCCGTCGCAAGGTCGGAAAGGCTGGTAAGTGA
- the rplR gene encoding 50S ribosomal protein L18: MALKILGKGKSVARQRRHLRLRKKIKGTGVRPRLVVTRSSRHMVAQVVDDTVGKTLASASTLEADLRALDGDKTAKARKVGELVAERAKAAGIESVVFDRGGNKYHGRVAAVADGAREGGLAL; encoded by the coding sequence ATGGCTCTCAAGATTCTGGGCAAGGGCAAGTCCGTCGCTCGCCAGCGCCGCCACCTTCGCCTCCGCAAGAAGATCAAGGGCACCGGGGTGCGTCCGCGCCTCGTCGTGACCCGTTCGTCGCGTCACATGGTGGCGCAGGTCGTGGACGACACGGTCGGCAAGACCCTGGCTTCCGCCTCGACGCTCGAGGCCGACCTGCGTGCGCTGGACGGCGACAAGACCGCCAAGGCCCGCAAGGTGGGCGAGCTCGTCGCCGAGCGTGCCAAGGCCGCCGGCATCGAGTCCGTCGTCTTCGACCGTGGTGGCAACAAGTACCACGGCCGGGTGGCTGCGGTCGCCGACGGCGCCCGCGAAGGCGGTCTGGCGCTGTGA
- the rpsQ gene encoding 30S ribosomal protein S17, with product MSENTDTVTTEERASRKVRRGYVVSDKMEKTIVVAVEDRVKHPLYGKVMRRTNKVKAHDEQNTAGIGDLVVIMETRPLSATKRWRLVEILEKAK from the coding sequence ATGAGCGAGAACACCGACACGGTGACCACCGAGGAGCGGGCTTCCCGCAAGGTGCGTCGCGGTTACGTCGTCAGCGACAAGATGGAGAAGACCATCGTCGTCGCGGTCGAGGACCGTGTGAAGCACCCCCTCTACGGCAAGGTCATGCGTCGCACCAACAAGGTGAAGGCGCACGACGAGCAGAACACCGCCGGCATCGGCGACCTGGTCGTCATCATGGAGACCCGCCCGCTGTCCGCGACCAAGCGGTGGCGCCTGGTGGAGATCCTCGAGAAGGCCAAGTAA
- the rpsC gene encoding 30S ribosomal protein S3 translates to MGQKIHPHGYRLGITTDHRSRWFADSTKPGQRYRDYVREDVEIRKLMSTGLERAGIAKVEIERTRDRVRVDIHTARPGIVIGRRGAEADRIRGELEKLTGKQVQLNILEVKNAEIESQLVAQGIAEQLASRVSFRRAMRKGIQSAQRAGAKGIRVQVSGRLGGAEMSRSEFYREGRVPLHTLRANIDYGFFEARTTFGRIGVKVWIYKGDLTEKEFAAQQATAAPRQGRGPRGERGGERRGGAGRRTERPQRQSADAPAATDAPAEQAAAPESGTEA, encoded by the coding sequence GTGGGGCAGAAGATTCACCCGCACGGGTACCGCCTCGGCATCACCACCGACCACCGGTCGCGCTGGTTCGCCGACAGCACCAAGCCCGGTCAGCGGTACCGCGACTACGTCCGCGAGGACGTCGAGATCCGCAAGCTGATGAGCACCGGCCTCGAGCGGGCCGGCATCGCCAAGGTCGAGATCGAGCGCACCCGCGACCGCGTCCGCGTGGACATCCACACGGCGCGCCCGGGCATCGTCATCGGCCGTCGTGGCGCCGAGGCCGACCGCATCCGCGGCGAGCTCGAGAAGCTCACCGGCAAGCAGGTGCAGCTCAACATCCTCGAGGTCAAGAACGCCGAGATCGAGTCGCAGCTGGTCGCGCAGGGCATCGCCGAGCAGCTCGCGAGCCGTGTCTCCTTCCGTCGTGCCATGCGCAAGGGCATCCAGTCCGCGCAGCGCGCCGGCGCGAAGGGCATCCGCGTGCAGGTCTCGGGTCGTCTCGGCGGCGCCGAGATGAGCCGGTCGGAGTTCTACCGCGAGGGTCGCGTGCCGCTGCACACCCTTCGCGCGAACATCGACTACGGCTTCTTCGAGGCCCGCACGACCTTCGGCCGCATCGGCGTGAAGGTCTGGATCTACAAGGGCGACCTCACCGAGAAGGAGTTCGCCGCGCAGCAGGCGACCGCCGCTCCCCGCCAGGGCCGTGGGCCCCGTGGCGAGCGCGGTGGCGAGCGTCGTGGTGGTGCCGGTCGTCGTACCGAGCGCCCGCAGCGTCAGTCTGCCGACGCCCCTGCCGCGACCGACGCGCCGGCCGAGCAGGCCGCAGCGCCCGAGTCCGGAACGGAGGCCTGA
- the rpmJ gene encoding 50S ribosomal protein L36 — protein MKVKPSVKKICDKCKVIRRHGRVMVICENLRHKQRQG, from the coding sequence ATGAAGGTCAAGCCGAGCGTCAAGAAGATCTGCGACAAGTGCAAGGTGATTCGCCGGCACGGTCGCGTCATGGTGATCTGCGAGAACCTGCGCCACAAGCAGCGTCAGGGCTGA
- the rpmC gene encoding 50S ribosomal protein L29, whose protein sequence is MAIGTQGLAPADLDGFDDETLVAKVKEAKEELFNLRFQAATGQLESHGRLKAVKRDISRIYTVLRERELGIRTAPSVSE, encoded by the coding sequence ATGGCTATCGGAACCCAGGGCCTGGCCCCGGCCGACCTCGACGGCTTCGACGACGAGACGCTCGTCGCGAAGGTCAAGGAGGCCAAGGAGGAGCTCTTCAACCTCCGCTTCCAGGCGGCCACCGGCCAGCTCGAGTCGCACGGCCGTCTCAAGGCGGTCAAGCGTGACATCTCGCGGATCTACACGGTCCTGCGTGAGCGCGAGCTCGGCATCCGTACGGCCCCGAGCGTGAGTGAGTGA
- the infA gene encoding translation initiation factor IF-1: MAKKDGVIEIEGSVIEALPNAMFRVELANGHKVLAHISGKMRQHYIRILPEDRVVVELSPYDLSRGRIVYRYK; the protein is encoded by the coding sequence ATGGCAAAAAAGGACGGTGTCATCGAGATCGAGGGCAGCGTGATCGAGGCTCTGCCGAACGCGATGTTCCGCGTGGAGCTGGCCAACGGTCACAAGGTCCTCGCCCACATCTCGGGCAAGATGCGTCAGCACTACATCCGGATCCTCCCCGAGGACCGGGTCGTGGTGGAGCTGAGCCCGTACGACCTGTCCCGTGGCCGGATCGTCTACCGCTACAAGTAG
- the rplO gene encoding 50S ribosomal protein L15 has translation MADNTEKVQPLKVHHLRPAPGAKKAKTRVGRGEASKGKTAGRGTKGTKARYQVPARFEGGQMPLHMRLPKLRGFKNPFRVEFQVVNLDKLAALYPEGGSVTVEDLVAKGAVRKGQPVKVLGTGEITVKLDVAVDALSGSAKDKILAAGGSVSED, from the coding sequence ATGGCTGACAACACCGAGAAGGTGCAGCCGCTCAAGGTGCACCACCTGCGTCCGGCTCCCGGCGCCAAGAAGGCCAAGACCCGTGTGGGTCGTGGTGAGGCGTCGAAGGGCAAGACGGCAGGTCGCGGTACCAAGGGTACGAAGGCTCGCTACCAGGTCCCCGCACGCTTCGAGGGTGGGCAGATGCCTCTGCACATGCGCCTCCCGAAGCTGCGCGGGTTCAAGAACCCGTTCCGCGTCGAGTTCCAGGTCGTGAACCTGGACAAGCTCGCCGCGCTGTACCCCGAGGGTGGCTCCGTCACCGTCGAGGACCTCGTCGCCAAGGGCGCGGTCCGCAAGGGCCAGCCGGTGAAGGTGCTCGGCACGGGTGAGATCACCGTCAAGCTGGACGTCGCGGTCGACGCGCTGTCCGGCTCTGCCAAGGACAAGATCCTGGCGGCCGGCGGCTCGGTCTCCGAGGACTGA
- the rpsM gene encoding 30S ribosomal protein S13: MARLIGVDLPRDKRVVVALTYIYGVGRTRSEQALAATGISADTRVKDLGDAELVSLRDFLEGNFQLEGDLRREVAADIRRKVEIGTYQGLRHRRGLPVRGQRTKTNARTRKGKKRTVAGKKKAR; the protein is encoded by the coding sequence ATGGCACGTCTTATCGGCGTCGACCTCCCCCGTGACAAGCGGGTCGTGGTCGCGCTCACCTACATCTATGGCGTCGGCCGTACCCGCTCGGAGCAGGCTCTCGCCGCGACGGGCATCTCGGCGGACACGCGCGTGAAGGACCTCGGCGACGCCGAGCTCGTCTCGCTGCGCGACTTCCTGGAGGGCAACTTCCAGCTCGAGGGTGACCTCCGCCGTGAGGTCGCCGCCGACATCCGCCGCAAGGTCGAGATCGGCACCTACCAGGGTCTGCGTCACCGTCGCGGGCTGCCGGTGCGCGGTCAGCGCACCAAGACCAACGCGCGTACCCGCAAGGGCAAGAAGCGCACCGTCGCGGGCAAGAAGAAGGCCCGCTGA
- a CDS encoding type Z 30S ribosomal protein S14, producing MAKKALINKANAKPKFAVRAYTRCQRCGRPHSVYRKFGLCRICLREMAHRGELPGVTKSSW from the coding sequence ATGGCGAAGAAGGCCCTGATCAACAAGGCGAACGCCAAGCCGAAGTTCGCCGTGCGCGCCTACACGCGGTGCCAGCGGTGCGGTCGTCCGCACTCGGTGTACCGCAAGTTCGGCCTGTGCCGCATCTGCCTGCGGGAGATGGCCCACCGTGGCGAGCTCCCCGGCGTCACCAAGAGCAGCTGGTAA
- a CDS encoding adenylate kinase, with the protein MGPQGAGKGTQAARLAEVFGIPAISTGDIFRANIKGGTELGRLAQEYSAKGELVPDEVTDSMVRDRLGEDDVQAGFLLDGYPRNAHQVEALDGILTDLGWDLDGVIELTADRDELLARIAKRAEIEGREDDTPDAIARRLDIYDAETAPLTAAYAARDLLVQVDGIGEITDVTDRIVAGLAQQLG; encoded by the coding sequence ATGGGGCCGCAGGGCGCGGGCAAGGGCACGCAGGCCGCTCGCCTCGCCGAGGTGTTCGGCATCCCGGCGATCTCGACGGGTGACATCTTCCGGGCCAACATCAAGGGCGGCACGGAGCTCGGCCGGCTGGCGCAGGAGTACTCCGCCAAGGGCGAGCTCGTCCCCGACGAGGTCACGGACTCGATGGTCCGCGACCGTCTCGGCGAGGACGACGTCCAGGCCGGCTTCCTCCTCGACGGGTACCCGCGCAACGCGCACCAGGTCGAGGCGCTCGACGGGATCCTCACCGACCTCGGCTGGGACCTCGACGGCGTCATCGAGCTCACCGCGGACCGCGACGAGCTGCTCGCGCGCATCGCCAAGCGGGCCGAGATCGAGGGCCGTGAGGACGACACCCCGGACGCCATCGCGCGCCGCCTGGACATCTACGACGCCGAGACCGCCCCGCTGACGGCGGCCTACGCCGCGCGGGACCTGCTCGTGCAGGTCGACGGCATCGGTGAGATCACCGACGTCACCGACCGCATCGTCGCGGGGCTCGCGCAGCAGCTCGGCTGA
- the rplP gene encoding 50S ribosomal protein L16: protein MLIPRRLKHRKQHHPKRSGAAKGGTTISFGDFGIQALEPAYVTNRQIEAARIAMTRHIKRGGKVWINIYPDRPLTKKPAETRMGSGKGSPEWWVANVKPGRIVFELAGVPEELAREAMRRAMHKLPMKCRFVVREGGAN from the coding sequence ATGCTGATCCCCCGCAGGCTCAAGCACCGCAAGCAGCACCACCCGAAGCGCTCCGGCGCTGCCAAGGGTGGCACCACGATCTCGTTCGGTGACTTCGGCATCCAGGCTCTCGAGCCCGCCTACGTCACGAACCGCCAGATCGAGGCTGCTCGTATCGCGATGACCCGCCACATCAAGCGTGGCGGCAAGGTCTGGATCAACATCTACCCGGACCGTCCCCTCACGAAGAAGCCCGCCGAGACCCGCATGGGTTCCGGTAAGGGTTCCCCCGAGTGGTGGGTCGCCAACGTCAAGCCCGGCCGCATCGTCTTCGAGCTGGCCGGTGTCCCCGAGGAGCTCGCTCGCGAGGCCATGCGCCGCGCGATGCACAAGCTCCCGATGAAGTGCCGTTTCGTGGTGCGCGAGGGTGGTGCGAACTGA
- the rpsE gene encoding 30S ribosomal protein S5: MAAGQRNTGAPQGANESKNDGRRSNRRDDRRNPRGEEKSAFVERVVTINRVSKVVKGGRRFSFTALVVVGDGDGTVGVGYGKAKEVPAAIAKGVEEAKKNFFRVPRIQGTIPHPIQGEKAAGVVFLRPASPGTGVIAGGPVRAVLECAGIHDVLSKSLGSSNAINIVHATVEALKGLEEPAAVAARRGLPLEDVAPASLLRAQAAGLADKAAKKADEKVGA; this comes from the coding sequence ATGGCTGCAGGGCAGCGCAACACCGGCGCCCCCCAGGGCGCCAACGAGTCCAAGAACGACGGTCGTCGGTCCAACCGGCGCGACGACCGCCGCAACCCCCGCGGTGAGGAGAAGAGCGCGTTCGTCGAGCGCGTCGTCACCATCAACCGCGTGTCCAAGGTCGTCAAGGGCGGCCGCCGCTTCAGCTTCACCGCGCTGGTCGTGGTGGGCGACGGCGACGGCACCGTCGGTGTCGGCTACGGGAAGGCCAAGGAGGTGCCCGCGGCGATCGCCAAGGGCGTCGAGGAGGCGAAGAAGAACTTCTTCCGCGTCCCCCGCATCCAGGGCACCATCCCGCACCCCATCCAGGGTGAGAAGGCCGCCGGCGTGGTCTTCCTCCGTCCGGCCTCGCCGGGTACCGGTGTGATCGCCGGTGGTCCGGTGCGCGCCGTGCTGGAGTGCGCGGGCATCCACGACGTGCTGAGCAAGTCGCTCGGCTCGTCGAACGCGATCAACATCGTGCACGCCACCGTCGAGGCCCTCAAGGGTCTCGAGGAGCCGGCCGCCGTCGCCGCCCGTCGTGGTCTGCCGCTGGAGGACGTGGCCCCGGCCTCCCTCCTGCGTGCCCAGGCCGCGGGCCTCGCCGACAAGGCCGCGAAGAAGGCTGACGAGAAGGTGGGTGCGTGA